One window from the genome of Paenibacillus azoreducens encodes:
- a CDS encoding ATP-binding cassette domain-containing protein — protein MSIVLTCGNLNKKYGPTYALRNLDLQLEENVIYGLLGRNGAGKTTLLNMIAGGIFPDYGTIEVRGKKLGRGELPKDFCYVREKNKYFGGARVVEILQYAANFHPNWDWTFAHELLQTFQLDPHKKIRQLSRGTESIVGNIIGLASRAPLTLYDEPVLGLDVLMRERFYKSLLEDYANHPRTILLSTHLIDEIAPVAEKVYIIEAGSLLLHDEMEQIRMAAYLIRGNSEAVASFTAEKRVLHTETYGRGTLAAIYEKLDDGDMQQARELDISIENLTLQKFFSYLIEGGH, from the coding sequence GTGAGCATTGTATTAACTTGCGGTAATTTAAATAAAAAATACGGTCCGACTTACGCATTGCGGAATCTGGATCTGCAGCTGGAGGAAAACGTCATTTACGGTTTGCTCGGGCGAAACGGCGCCGGCAAAACGACGCTGCTTAACATGATCGCAGGCGGAATTTTTCCGGACTACGGCACAATTGAGGTAAGGGGAAAAAAGCTGGGCAGAGGAGAACTTCCGAAGGATTTCTGTTATGTACGCGAGAAAAACAAGTATTTCGGAGGAGCGCGGGTTGTCGAGATTTTGCAGTATGCTGCGAATTTTCATCCAAATTGGGACTGGACGTTCGCTCATGAGCTGCTGCAAACGTTTCAGCTCGATCCGCATAAAAAAATCAGACAGCTTTCAAGAGGCACGGAATCGATCGTAGGAAATATCATCGGTCTCGCCAGCCGCGCGCCACTGACGTTATACGACGAGCCGGTGCTCGGACTCGATGTATTGATGCGGGAAAGATTCTATAAATCGCTTCTGGAGGATTACGCCAATCACCCCCGGACGATTTTACTGTCTACCCATTTGATTGACGAAATCGCCCCGGTCGCCGAAAAAGTTTATATCATTGAAGCCGGCTCCCTCCTGCTTCATGATGAGATGGAGCAGATACGAATGGCAGCTTACCTGATCCGGGGAAATTCGGAAGCAGTGGCTTCGTTTACAGCCGAAAAGCGAGTATTACATACGGAAACCTATGGCCGCGGTACACTTGCCGCTATATACGAAAAGTTGGACGATGGGGACATGCAACAGGCACGCGAGCTGGACATTTCGATTGAAAATCTGACGCTTCAAAAGTTTTTCTCGTATTTGATCGAAGGAGGACACTAA
- a CDS encoding ABC transporter ATP-binding protein, whose product MKKLIEFKGVTKEYKVGEVPIKALNGVDFSISEGEFVVILGASGAGKSTILNILGGMDTPTSGQVFVGDQEITSLSEKKLTDYRGEKVGFVFQFYNLIPNLNALENVEFATEVCKNHLDAKDILHKVGLTDRIKNFPSQLSGGEQQRVAIARAVAKNPLLLLCDEPTGALDYVTGKSVLKLLQDLNRETNKCVVLVTHNSAIAPMADKIIKVKSGMIESVTMNDEKQSVEGIEW is encoded by the coding sequence GTGAAAAAGCTAATCGAATTCAAAGGAGTTACGAAAGAATACAAAGTAGGAGAAGTGCCAATCAAGGCCCTTAACGGTGTGGATTTTTCTATATCGGAGGGAGAATTCGTCGTTATTCTGGGAGCAAGCGGCGCCGGTAAAAGTACGATTTTGAATATACTTGGCGGCATGGATACGCCTACCTCAGGTCAAGTGTTTGTTGGCGATCAAGAAATAACAAGTTTGAGCGAAAAAAAATTGACCGATTATCGCGGTGAGAAAGTTGGCTTTGTATTTCAATTTTATAACTTAATTCCGAATTTAAACGCGCTGGAAAATGTTGAATTTGCCACGGAAGTATGCAAAAACCATCTGGATGCTAAAGACATTTTACATAAAGTCGGATTAACCGATCGGATCAAAAACTTCCCTTCCCAGCTTTCCGGAGGAGAACAACAAAGAGTTGCCATAGCTAGAGCCGTTGCCAAAAATCCTTTACTTTTACTCTGTGATGAACCAACCGGAGCTTTGGATTATGTGACAGGCAAGTCCGTCTTAAAGCTTCTTCAAGATTTGAACAGGGAAACGAACAAGTGCGTCGTTCTGGTCACCCATAATTCCGCCATTGCTCCTATGGCCGATAAAATTATAAAGGTGAAAAGCGGGATGATCGAGAGCGTCACGATGAATGATGAGAAACAAAGCGTTGAAGGGATTGAGTGGTAA
- a CDS encoding ABC transporter permease, whose translation MKLFSKLLRGIKRSPVQFIALALVVAVGAFFYAGLNSYSNKHRTFSEAYFKEHNLSDLNVYYSQISKDDVAGLSKVKGIHKIEGRYTFDATQVFKDYKASLKIHSIPVNNEINTPTIIEGSIPSKKDEILLDSHYAKEHHYQVGDQIRIHTNGRDVTFTISGLGENVEYLKKNPTQDHKTQGIAYIAEETIPEILDGFYYNEIMIDAQEGYDIDQLGKSIEGQSKHLPYLDQISKERTYGYSQIKQTIYNNSMMSKVIPLVLFLISAVILFLTMSRTIDSERNQVGIMKALGVKNRNIMLHYMGYPVLVGIAGSIIGCIAAALIFIPLVTASSAKSYTLPGITFSLSWYSLIPSIIFSSAFGLLSCYLSGRTILKERAAQAMRPKPPKKMKKLLIERIPGLWNRISYSYKLILRNIFLNKQKALASSIGIVVSTVLLITALATQSSLIKIANQIEDVYTYDIRVDFKLGTSSDTLQLPSGIKNSYFTSTFPVEFIKKGEKENATLVVTEKENNLIHFFDKNDNRLSLENNGVLVPQSYADKYHISEGDIIQIKFTAPELKNKSVDMKVLNISTQYTNPSFYITPAYLKSFDIGYSPTSLLVEANSPTDLISVRNFFEQDHHVDTIADKADLKKAAQYTLKQNSFMFIMFIICAVVLSFGAIYTISSINIYERNRELATLKVLGYRKNKINRLIFFENIIITTFAVIVALPISVNFYAIVVKALSSTHQQIPDKLTIFIMLISVIFAFLLTIFSNLLLRRKVTKINMIESLKSIE comes from the coding sequence ATGAAATTATTCTCGAAATTATTAAGGGGTATTAAACGATCGCCCGTTCAATTCATAGCCTTAGCTTTGGTTGTCGCAGTAGGCGCTTTTTTCTATGCGGGGCTGAATAGTTATAGCAATAAGCATCGTACTTTTTCTGAGGCTTACTTTAAAGAACATAATTTAAGCGACTTAAATGTATATTACAGTCAAATATCCAAAGACGATGTGGCTGGTTTAAGCAAAGTTAAAGGTATACATAAAATAGAAGGACGCTATACCTTTGATGCCACGCAAGTCTTTAAAGATTACAAAGCCTCATTAAAAATTCATTCGATCCCTGTAAACAATGAAATCAATACGCCTACGATCATTGAGGGCAGTATCCCGTCAAAAAAGGATGAAATCCTCTTAGATTCCCATTATGCAAAAGAACATCACTATCAGGTCGGCGATCAAATCCGTATCCATACGAATGGAAGAGATGTTACGTTTACCATTAGCGGCTTGGGCGAGAATGTGGAATATTTAAAAAAGAACCCCACACAAGACCATAAAACCCAAGGAATCGCTTATATTGCCGAAGAGACCATACCTGAAATCCTGGACGGCTTTTACTATAATGAAATCATGATTGATGCTCAAGAAGGTTACGATATTGACCAATTGGGCAAATCCATTGAAGGACAATCCAAACACCTTCCTTATTTAGACCAAATAAGTAAGGAACGGACTTACGGTTATTCTCAAATAAAACAAACGATATATAACAATAGTATGATGAGTAAAGTTATACCCCTGGTTCTCTTTTTGATCTCCGCTGTTATCCTGTTTCTTACCATGTCGAGGACGATCGATTCTGAGCGAAATCAAGTAGGTATCATGAAGGCTTTGGGTGTAAAGAACCGAAACATCATGCTTCATTACATGGGATACCCTGTGTTGGTAGGTATAGCGGGCTCAATCATAGGCTGTATCGCGGCTGCTCTAATATTTATTCCATTAGTAACGGCGTCGAGTGCAAAGTCCTACACTTTGCCCGGCATTACATTCTCACTTTCTTGGTATTCGCTCATTCCTTCCATCATTTTTTCTAGCGCTTTTGGACTTCTGTCTTGTTACTTGAGTGGAAGAACGATATTAAAAGAACGTGCGGCTCAGGCTATGCGTCCTAAACCGCCTAAGAAAATGAAAAAGCTGTTAATAGAAAGAATTCCAGGTCTTTGGAATCGTATTTCCTACAGTTACAAACTCATTTTGAGAAATATATTTTTAAATAAACAAAAAGCTTTAGCGAGCTCAATTGGTATTGTTGTAAGTACGGTGTTATTGATAACGGCTTTGGCCACTCAATCGTCCTTGATCAAAATAGCGAACCAAATTGAAGATGTTTATACGTATGATATAAGAGTAGATTTTAAGCTGGGCACATCTTCCGATACGTTACAACTACCCTCCGGCATTAAAAATAGTTATTTTACATCCACCTTTCCTGTTGAATTCATCAAAAAGGGTGAAAAAGAAAACGCCACTTTAGTTGTTACGGAAAAAGAAAACAATCTCATTCATTTCTTTGACAAAAATGACAACCGACTATCTTTAGAAAATAATGGTGTGCTGGTACCCCAATCATACGCCGACAAATATCATATTTCAGAAGGGGATATCATCCAAATAAAGTTCACAGCGCCAGAGCTTAAAAATAAATCTGTGGACATGAAGGTTTTAAACATATCTACACAGTATACGAATCCGTCGTTTTATATCACGCCAGCCTATTTAAAGAGCTTTGACATCGGCTACAGTCCAACCTCGCTTCTAGTTGAAGCCAACAGCCCGACAGATCTTATAAGCGTTCGCAACTTCTTTGAACAAGATCATCATGTAGATACAATTGCAGATAAGGCCGATCTAAAGAAAGCAGCTCAATATACTTTGAAACAAAACAGTTTTATGTTTATTATGTTTATCATTTGTGCCGTCGTACTCTCCTTTGGCGCCATATATACGATATCTTCCATCAACATTTATGAAAGGAATCGCGAGCTTGCAACGCTTAAGGTATTGGGCTATCGAAAAAATAAAATAAACCGGCTAATATTTTTTGAAAACATTATAATCACCACATTTGCGGTCATTGTAGCTTTACCGATAAGCGTCAATTTTTATGCAATTGTTGTAAAGGCACTGTCGAGTACCCATCAACAAATCCCAGATAAATTAACTATTTTTATCATGTTGATTTCTGTCATTTTTGCGTTCTTGCTTACTATTTTCTCTAACTTACTGCTTAGGAGAAAGGTGACCAAAATTAATATGATTGAATCCTTAAAAAGTATAGAATAG
- a CDS encoding GntR family transcriptional regulator: MMNGEAMNITFDDKQPIFQQVADIIEDDILKGTYRVDEQILSVAQLSQLFEINPATVVKGIGLLVNEGILYKKRGLGMYVATDANEKIQIKRRDRFNKELLSNLLNEADKLGLTTEDVIDMIKQLRKE; this comes from the coding sequence ATGATGAATGGTGAGGCAATGAACATCACATTCGACGATAAGCAACCGATTTTTCAACAGGTAGCCGATATAATTGAGGACGACATTCTAAAAGGCACTTACCGTGTGGACGAGCAAATTCTTTCCGTGGCTCAATTATCTCAGCTGTTTGAAATCAATCCGGCAACCGTAGTGAAAGGAATCGGCCTGCTCGTAAATGAAGGTATTTTGTACAAAAAAAGAGGGCTCGGCATGTATGTCGCGACTGATGCGAACGAGAAAATTCAGATTAAGCGCAGAGATCGTTTCAACAAGGAACTGTTGTCCAATCTGCTGAATGAAGCCGACAAACTCGGGCTGACGACCGAAGATGTCATCGACATGATCAAACAGTTGAGAAAGGAATGA